Proteins encoded by one window of Primulina huaijiensis isolate GDHJ02 chromosome 1, ASM1229523v2, whole genome shotgun sequence:
- the LOC140982534 gene encoding cationic amino acid transporter 2, vacuolar-like, translating into MGFLGDAQKDCSDGGGKCVSGGLKCLVRRKQVDYSHSKSSPSGSGHSQLAKALTVSHLIAIGVGATIGAGVYILVGTVAREHSGPALTFSFLIAGIAAALSAFCYAELASRCPSAGSAYHYSYICIGECVAWLIGWALILEYTIGGSAVARGISPNLAMLFGGPNSLPSFLARQTLPGLDIVVDPCAAVLIFVVTGLLCVGIKESTFVQGIVTLANICAMIFVIIAGGYLGIKSGWPGYELSTGYLPFGADGMLAGASTVFFAYIGFDAVASTAEEVKNPQRDLPLGIGLSLSLCCMLYMLVSAIIVGLVPYYAMDPDTPISSAFASHGVKWAAYIVAVGACTALCSTLMGSILPQPRILLAMARDGLLPSFFSDVNKSTQVPVKGTVATGLLAGALAFFMDVDQLSGMVSVGTLLAFTMVAISVLILRYVPPDEVPLPAHFQEAIDSVSLRYSNSSSPGNTDVENTKGHGISPESSVPLLAEKETVVEYPLVEKAARKFNFILSEGNRRQIAGWSILLTCVGVLVLTSAASSMSLNSSLRYALCGVGGFLLLSGLVSLTCVDQDDARHSFGHAGGFICPFIPLLPIASILINVYLLINLGSGTWIRVSIWLVVGVFIYIFYGRKHSSLQDAVYVPATLVNEIYETSCISAVA; encoded by the exons ATGGGTTTTCTTGGTGATGCACAGAAAGATTGTAGTGATGGTGGAGGAAAGTGTGTTTCTGGGGGTTTAAAATGTCTCGTGAGGAGAAAACAGGTTGATTATTCTCATTCGAAGTCATCTCCGTCCGGAAGTGGTCATAGTCAATTGGCCAAGGCTTTGACTGTATCTCATCTCATTGCCATCG GAGTTGGTGCAACAATTGGTGCTGGGGTTTATATTCTTGTTGGCACCGTCGCTAGGGAGCATTCGGGGCCAGCGCTTACCTTTTCCTTTCTTATAGCGGGAATAGCAGCCGCCCTTTCTGCTTTCTGTTATGCCGAGCTAGCAAGTCGATGCCCCTCTGCTGGAAGTGCATATCATTATTCTTATATTTGCATTGGAGAGTG TGTTGCTTGGTTGATTGGTTGGGCATTGATATTAGAATACACCATTGGAGGTTCGGCTGTTGCTCGTGGCATATCCCCTAATCTG GCCATGCTTTTTGGAGGTCCAAATAGTCTCCCTTCTTTTCTAGCTCGCCAGACTCTTCCTGGGCTTGATATTGTGGTTGATCCATGTGCAGCAGTCCTAATTTTTGTGGTCACAGGGCTTTTGTGCGTGGGAATCAAGGAG AGTACATTTGTCCAAGGAATCGTAACTTTAGCAAATATATGTGCCATGATCTTTGTCATTATAGCTGGTGGATATTTAGGCATTAAGAGTGGATGGCCTGGCTATGAACTTTCCACTGG ATATTTACCCTTTGGGGCTGATGGGATGCTTGCTGGTGCTTCAACAGTATTTTTTGCATATATAGGATTTGATGCGGTCGCTAGTACGGCAGAAGAG GTGAAAAACCCTCAACGGGACCTACCACTGGGCATTGGTTTATCATTATCCTTATGTTGCATGCTGTATATGCTAGTTTCTGCTATCATAGTTGGTTTAGTACCCTATTACGCAATGGATCCTGACACTCCCATTTCCTCAGCCTTTGCTAGCCATGGAGTTAAGTGGGCAGC TTATATTGTAGCTGTTGGAGCTTGTACTGCTCTTTGTTCAACGTTGATGGGGTCTATCCTGCCACAG CCACGAATTCTATTGGCAATGGCTAGAGATGGACTGCTGCCGTCATTTTTTTCAGATGTCAATAAAAGCACTCAAGTCCCTGTCAAAGGCACTGTAGCAACCGGTTTACTTGCTGGAGCCTTGGCATTCTTCATGGATGTAGACCAGTTATCGGGAATG GTTAGTGTCGGCACACTTCTTGCATTTACAATGGTGGCAATCTCGGTACTGATACTGAGATATGTTCCACCAGATGAGGTTCCTCTTCCGGCACATTTTCAGGAAGCAATAGATTCAGTTTCACTGCGTTACAGCAACAGTAGTAGTCCTGGAAACACCGATGTGGAGAACACAAAAGGTCACGGTATATCTCCGGAGAGCAGTGTTCCACTTTTAGCAGAGAAAGAAACCGTTGTTGAATATCCACTGGTAGAGAAAGCAGCAAGGAAATTCAACT TTATTTTGAGTGAAGGAAATCGTAGGCAGATTGCTGGTTGGTCGATCTTGCTTACATGTGTTGGTGTACTGGTTCTAACTTCAGCAGCTTCAAGCATGAGCCTTAACAG CTCTCTTCGTTATGCACTTTGTGGGGTTGGTGGTTTTCTTCTTCTGTCTGGCCTGGTATCACTCACCTGTGTGGATCAAGATGATGCAAGGCATAGTTTCGGGCACGCTGGAG GTTTCATTTGCCCGTTCATTCCACTGCTACCTATTGCCTCCATACTCATCAATGTCTACTTATTAATTAACCTTGG ATCTGGTACTTGGATCCGTGTTTCAATATGGCTGGTGGTAGGAGTATTTATCTACATTTTCTATGGCCGGAAGCACAGCTCGTTGCAGGATGCAGTTTATGTCCCTGCAACTCTGGTCAATGAAATATACGAGACTTCTTGCATCTCCGCCGTAGCTTGA